In a single window of the Danio aesculapii chromosome 20, fDanAes4.1, whole genome shotgun sequence genome:
- the snw1 gene encoding SNW domain-containing protein 1 gives MSLTSFLPAPTQLSQDQLEAEERSQAYRSQSTALVSTRREPPPYGFRKSWVPRALEDFGDGGAFPEIHVAQYPLEMGRKKRTSNALAVQVDAEGKIKYDAIARQGQSKDKVIFSKYTDMLPKEVLNQDDPELQKPDEEAVRELTEKTRLALEKQVSQKIAAAMPVRAADKQAPAQYIRYTPSQQGLAFNSGAKQRVIRMVEMQKDPMEPPRFKINKKIPRGPPSPPAPVMHSPSRKMTVKEQQEWKIPPCISNWKNAKGYTIPLDKRLAADGRGLQTVHINENFAKLAEALYIADRKAREAVEMRAQVEKKMAQKEKEKKEEKLRELAKMARDRRAGIKPHGDKGGEDSEVRERDEIRHDRRKDRQHDRNISRAAPDKRSKLQRDQDRDISELIALGQPNPRTSSEAQYDQRLFNQSKGMDSGFAGGEDEMYNVYDQPFRGGRDMAQNIYRPSKNVDKDMYGDDLDTLMQNNRFVPDRDFSGADHGPRRDGPVQFEEDPFGLDKFLEEAKQHGGSKRASTSGRSKDYDHDKKRRKE, from the exons ATGTCGCTCACAAG TTTTCTCCCTGCACCCACCCAGCTGTCCCAGGACCAGCTGGAGGCAGAGGAGAGGTCTCAGGCATACAGATCCCAGTCCACTGCTTTGGTCTCCACCCGCAGAGAACCTCCTCCTTACGGCTTTAGAAAGTCATGGGTACCCCGGGCACTAGAG GACTTTGGAGATGGAGGAGCTTTTCCGGAGATCCATGTTGCCCAGTATCCTCTGGAAATGGGTAGGAAAAAAAGGACGTCTAATGCTCTTGCAGTGCAGGTGGATGCTGAGGGCAAGATAAAATATGATGCTATTGCCAGACAGGGCCAAAGCAAAGACAAG gtcatCTTCAGTAAATACACAGATATGCTTCCTAAGGAAGTGCTAAACCAAGATGATCCAGAGCTGCAGAAACCAGATGAAGAGGCAGTGAGAGAG CTTACAGAAAAGACCAGATTAGCTTTGGAGAAACAGGTTTCACAGAAAATCGCTGCAGCCATGCCTGTGCGTGCTGCAGATAAACAGGCCCCCGCGCAATACATTCG GTACACACCCTCTCAGCAAGGTCTCGCATTTAACTCTGGAGCAAAACAGAGGGTCATCCGTATGGTGGAAATGCAGAAAGATCCAATGGAACCCCCTCGATTCAA AATCAATAAGAAAATTCCTCGTGGACCTCCTTCCCCTCCTGCTCCAGTCATGCACTCTCCAAGCAGAAAG atgacagTGAAAGAACAGCAGGAATGGAAGATTCCTCCATGTATTTCCAACTGGAAGAACGCAAAG GGTTACACCATTCCTCTAGACAAGCGTTTGGCGGCTGACGGACGAGGCCTCCAAACCGTCCACATCAATGAAAACTTTGCCAAACTGGCCGAGGCTTTGTACATAGCAGACAGAAAG GCCAGAGAGGCTGTGGAGATGAGAGCTCAAGTGGAAAAGAAGATGGcccagaaagagaaagaaaagaaagaagagaaGTTGAGAGAGCTGGCTAAGATGGCCAGAGACAGGAGAGCTGGTATCAAACCCCACGGTGATAAAG GTGGTGAAGATTCCGAAGTCAGAGAGCGCGATGAGATTCGTCACGATAGGAGGAAAGATAGGCAGCATGACAGGAACATCTCCAGAGCCGCCCCCGATAAGAG GTCAAAGCTTCAGAGGGACCAAGACAGGGACATCAGTGAGCTCATTGCCCTTGGCCAGCCGAACCCCCGTACCTCTAGTGAGGCTCAATATGACCAGAGACTCTTCAATCAGAGCAAG gGAATGGACAGTGGTTTTGCTGGTGGAGAGGATGAGATGTATAATGTGTACGATCAGCCCTTCAGAGGTGGTAGAGACATGGCACAGAATATTTACAGGCCCAGTAAGAATGTGGATAAAGACATGTATGGAGATGACCTGGACACCCTCATGCAGAACAACAG GTTTGTTCCTGACCGGGACTTTTCAGGTGCTGACCATGGCCCCCGCCGGGACGGTCCTGTACAGTTTGAGGAGGATCCTTTCGGTCTGGACAAGTTCTTGGAGGAAGCCAAGCAGCACGGAGGCTCCAAAAGAGCGTCCACTAGTGGGCGCTCCAAGGACTATGACCATGACAAGAAACGTAGGAAGGAGTGA